The nucleotide window CTTTGCAATACCGGTACATCAACAATTGAAAATAAAACGGCTGGACTGATAACTGTAATAAAGTCTTTCCTGAGCAACGAGAAATTATGCGAAACACacgcacaaacacacacagggGTGATAACTCCTGCACACTGTCAACCTCAACCTCATTAAAACAAAGAAGCACGGTGGAAGTGTGAAGCCTTTACCTCTTTCTCTCAATACACTCCGGACACAATCTCCTGACACTCAGACTTTGCAAATcttaacagaaaaagaaaaaaaaagaagtaagtACTGATTTTgatctgtacatataatacaatAGTCTTGTTACAACTAAGCACTGTCAATGCTAATTTACAGTTGTTAGGAAGCCGAACCTAAAGTCACACTGGAATTAGCCTCAAATTTCTGACCAACCAACTTCACTTCTGAGTGGCTAATGACATCAACCAATCACACATCTCCTCATTTGTACACAGTAGTAGTAGATTGCATATTTATTAACACAGTACAAAAGTAATTTCTCTACACAGAATTATCTACTTTTCGCTAAATCTTCATTGAATATGAGATACAATCATTctctgcaaagaaaacaaatctcgTATACATCTGATAGCAGGAGGCCAgtagagtgaaaaaaaaaaaaaaaccttcttcACTTGGTTAAAACATTGTTCTTCTTTTGCACAATAAATCCTGTCCTCTGTTCAGAGGTACAAAAGAGTATTTGCATTAAAAGGCCCAGGCGCTGCCAATACTTAACTCAAGAGAAAACCTCTTCACAAAAATAGGGCAAAACCTGCTTTCTAACAATGGAACAAAAATTCAGAATTTAATCCTTTAATTACAGCGCAGGATTTTGTTACAGCAGACACATGAAATTTTCTGCATGATTAATTACTCAACGGTgtcataatataaaatatttggtTGGCTGTTTTAATAGGAGTAATCTGAGCcactgtgacatttatttcagatttgCATGCCTTTTCAACATGCGACTTTACCATGCAATTTCCGTAAAATGCCATTCATGTTGGGTGATtatataaaatgcaataaaaatttGTCAGTTTGAAACTGACTCACCATAACAAAGCCTGATCAaccatttttatcattttttagttttaccaaaaaacaataacattcaCACTGATATGAAACAGAATGaagtccaaaataaaaaaatggcaacagttgattttaaaagttgatgcacatgtaaatgatcaTTGTGGaggaaattcattttgattgagttaaaacatacatgtagtaaggtgacaaatttttttttccatgtttttttcccattacatgtaccaatttcattttttttatttaccttggTGGATTTTACTTCTGAACAACCGTCTGGCAACACAACTTCCAGCGAAGTGATCCTAACAACCTTCCCATAGTTTTTGCACAAAATAACCTCTTCCAATACCTAGTGTCCTTCAAACATACATGATTATGTATACTCCACATATACAGAGATAAATATAACAACATATTCAGTATCATAACAAGGCAAACAACAATATTCTTGCCAGCAGCAGTTAAGTATGGGCATGACCAAGGGGGGAAAAGAGGGGACATCCAAAAATAACATATAATGCTGCATAGCAGAGAGGTTATCAAGTGGTAAAGGATATGGTATGGAGACGACTATGAGCAAAGGCCCCTTACAACATCCACTTACATACTTGTAGAGTATTTATTCTATGTTCAAATACACGACTCAGGTGAATGTCCAGAAGTGACAATCTTCTCAATGTAGAGAAATGTGTAACCTTGCACAACATTATTCACTTTGAAAGAGGTCATCCCCATACAACGTTGCTGAAAATCTCATGAAAACAGCAAgcaacaacacaaaataaatggcAAGCCATTTGTAGGTGCATCCATGAATCTCAAATAGGAAAATATGTCAAATACCATCTATACCTTGGTCATCTGGTGATGGTCTTTTGGAGTGACAGAGAAAATGCCACAGGCATGGGGGTAGGGGAGTTCCATTTCTGGGTGTATACTGTACGCTTTTTCAGCCAACACCTCCGAGCTGCGAGTCCACGAGTGCCATTGCAAGGTGTCAGTTACAGAGCATGCACCAGTAAGGCCTACAGAGATGTGCAGACATCCCCACCCCAATCACCCTACCCCTGCCCTCTCCCAGGTTTAAGTCAGAGCAGAGGAGAAAAGGATCACGGctaaatggtacatgtacttgagtcCATGAACAAAGCTTCAAGGAGGCACAAATGTGTACAGAGCACCATATAAGGCAAAACACTTAATAAAGCATAATGACCCGTTTGCAATGAGTTGAGACACTGTGAGACATCCATAACACAAAAACGCTacatggtttatgtccatgtgacATAGCTATGATATCCAGGGCTAAATGTGATCACTCACAGTGTGCCACATGATGTTTTCCTCACCAGTAATGTAAAGTCAAACACTGCTGTCCCATGGCAAGTGGCAAGGTGTGCCACTGAAAGCCGGAATTGCTGTGAGAAGCTCTATTAAGACAAGGACTAAATTCAAATTTACCAACATGGACGAGTCGGAAATAAATCTCAGTAACAAGAGTGTAAGCAAATAATGGAGGACTTTTGTGCAATTCTTTGGACGCAAAAAAACAGGCCATGCCAAACCATCTGCGGCTTGTTTATCTCAATGACACTGCaaagaaataatgcaaagatTCCTGAGGTATAATGCTTTCTACACACAGCCTAATGACAAAAATGACTGGTTACATACTCACCGATATATCGCatcttttacgaaaaaaaaaaacctttcatcTTACAAATCAAAGGCTAGAAAACTCTTTGGTAAGTTTGTAGACATCCCACAACTGAAATAAGCCACCAGTATTTATTAATAACAGTAAATGTAGCTTGGCGTAGGAAGAGAATGTTGCATCACATGTGTAGCACTTAAAGCTAAATATGACACTTCTACAAAAATAACTCATCTAAGCACCTATATACTTTTGATTTAACACTTAgagaagaaaagaagaaatgatTTTCTGGCCAGGCATCTTGATTTCAGGATTGATCAGGCATGGAGGGTTTTGTTGATCAGATAATATTTAACGAAACAACAACACAGGCAGTGATGTGCTCACTGCAGTGTTGTTATGGAATGATGCTGACAAAGGAGCCACTGTAGTACAGTGGCCCTCTAGGGAGACACACTCGCACGCTTTAAATGTGGTTCGAAATACAGGTTATGCacaagttacctcccttgcacTATGAATTAAAGGAGAGCCTGGCCAGTGGAAGCAGTCATTATTCCCATAATGCACACTCAACAAGTGCTCCTCGACATGTGTATCAACAAATAGAAAACCTGGAATGTTTGTGCAGCCACCAAGgaattaaaacaaagaaaaaaacaatccatataAAAGATAATGATACATATCTGGACTAAAATAAACATAACAGGAGAAATTAAAAGCAGTTAtcataaccaaaaaaaaaaaaaaaaaaaaaaaaaaacactagaaACAGAGGAAAGGTGGGCAAATATGTTACCACTTGATTACACGACCAGGTCCTGCTTTATGCTAAATAATCTCAATACTGTTATGATATGCACAATTAATCACTTTATGCCCTTTATTTTGCTAGATGTCTTTTCGTATGGTGAATTATTTATGCTGGGAATATGCACTGTCTTCCTCCATCCCCCAAACAGTAATAAAAGCTCTGAGGCACGGGATGTCTTTTCATTCACATACGCCAGTTCTCATTCACGCCTATCACACTTGtcattacaaatatatacagcCATGGTAGACCAGGTGAAGATGGGGGTGAAGTTCAGGCCCAAACACAGCCTGCAGCCTCTGGGTTAAACAGAGCAGTCAGCACACTGAGGGGGCAGGGGTGGGGACAGGTGAGTGTCACAGCCTCCTGGGCCCCCAGTGAGCAGTACATACAGGCCTGACACGAGTGTCACTTGGTGGGTCACTCTGCCCACATCACTGTGTCGTTACCTCGAAGCAGCAAACATGTGGCTGTTCTGAGAATCACGGTTGTTGCGTGGTGTGCTGTTCCTCCGTCGTTTTGAGCTGGAGCGACTGAACACCTTACTGTGGTGTCCACCACCACTGTTCGTATTGCTGCCACTGTGGTGCTGTCCATGGTATGTCTTACTGTGCCCATTTGGCCCCCCTTGAAACTTGTTGTTGGTGCCCGGGTTACCCCGGGGCTCGTGGTAGTATGCGGTGGGCTGATGTGCCACGGGGGTAGGCGCgttattgctgttgttgttgtggttatgGGCGACCGGCTGACGGCTGTGGGGGTGAGGTGGATTGGGGAGACTAGACTGGTGGCTGAGAGGTCGGGGTGGGGTCTGACCAGGGGGATGGGAACCATTCATCTGGCCATGATGAGGATGATGGGGGTGGCCATTGTGAGGATTCTGCTGCTGATGTTGATTGTGAggaggatgatgatgatgatgtggaTGGCTATTATTGTTCATGGGAGATCGCGTGTGAGCGTTTACTGAGCGGTTAGAGGCCACACTGCTAGAACTTGCATCACGAGATTTCCCAGCTGCCTGTGCTTTGTTCAGATCCCTCCCCCGTGAGAATTCGCGAGCATGATGGACACCTTGGCTGCCACCTCGATTTGCTGAGCCCTTCCTCTGAGAAATGTCAGGGTTGGAATCTGTATCCTGTAAATACAACACAAGAGTCCATCAAGCAGTGTTCACATTCAGGTCAAATTGCATGGCTGTGGAGGTGGAGGTTTTCTGCTGGTAAATTTAACTCATTCGCTACCACCATACAGCCCTCACTACTGCAACCCTGATCACCGCCTGGTCCTCAGCAGGCCACagcagaaatacaattttgcacTAAAAATTCGAAGTTTTTGTTATATGATTTTTGGATAATTCCACCATCAGATATTCGGTGGCAGTTGGTATTTTTGCTCTGTGAAGCGTATAAACATAAGATTAATCACTTTTTTAGAACAGTGTATCTCTCGATTTGAgtaaaattgttgttgttgttatcagtACAGTTTCCGATAGTTCAGGTTCGCGTCTCCCGTTAATTCTGGAGCGTATTTGACCTAAAGTTAATTCCTCTTTGTCGGAAGACTCTTCCATGTCACTGCTAACATCTGAAACCGAAATATCTGAATCGAAATCCTCTCAAATGTCTTTATTCATAAAGCCCTTGAAATCGTCGTCTGTACTCGAGTTCGCTATTTTGGCAACGCCTCAAAGAAAGTCGTCGAATCTTCTCCACATTTTTTCGCGCCTTTTTATCTCTTGCAACCAATGAAAATCTACGAACACTGTTCGTGTGGCTTCCATCGGGTCTAATAAGgcagtatttgattggtttagcTCCCTAAAAATCCCAATTTCCGTGCCAAAATAGACCAGTCAGAGACATTGTTTTATGCGGCTTAAGCCCCCTGCGGGGAAATGAGGCGCCGTCAAATGTGCGGTTTGAGCCGCTTGCCAGGACCACGGGGTATGGCTAGGCTGCGGCTTAAGCCGCTCCCGGGAGCGAATGAGTTAATTTCTTACATTTGAGTGCATCATATTTCTATCATAGAAAACAAAGACAGTACACACAGCTACCCGTAACAAGATAGTACAGACCCCTAACAGAACAATACAGACCCCTAACAGGACAATACAGACAGCTGCCTCTAACAGGCACAATGAAATTACAACTGAGAAGTGTTTTTCATACGCAAAGCAACACCTTCCTGGAGAAAAAAATGTCCCATGAGGAAATGAATGGTATGGCTTACTATTTATGCTAGGTGTGTGAAGATAAAGACTATTTAAAGTGTTGGGACATGAAAGCTTGAGTGGAACTGTATGACTTACCGATTCACTGGCTAAACTGGAGGATGAGCTGGTAGAATCGGGTGATGTAGAACTGGAGGACTTGCAGTAGACAGAGCTGTTACCACTGGAACAGTCAGAGTTCTCGCTCTCAGCTTTCTGGTCTGACCTACTTCAGGAGAACAGAGAAAATCAGATTAGATAGTTCACATCATGTCCTGTCAGTTATGGCCTGCAACATCACTGCGGCTGATTCCAACAAAGCCATGTGTGAtgaagtcaaaaatttgacataTGGCATTAGAGCTTATTTTTTGGGCCCTAAGACACAAAAATCTAGACCCCCCTCATGAGTTTTATATTAAGACAACGTGTAAAATTTGAACCTCCAGCACGAAAACCTAAACATTGCaatgacattttaaatttgatatcaAGCACAAATGGCTTTATGGACATGGTTCCTGGATTAGTAAAGAAAGGAAAAGCAGTAAAGCTGTTAAGGCCTATAACTTGCCACTGGATAAACCGCTCACcctacatgtattcaaaatcTATGAACATATCCAGTCGCTTTATTCTAAAGTGCTAAACAAcctactgaaaaatatttcccCTTTAATGATGGTGATAAGGATTATGGGTAAATGACACCAGACCTTGGCAATGGTTTGAAATGTTTATACATCATATGCATGGAAGATTAAGatttgtcataaattatatacatgttcaaattttctttttgtaacaTCTAGCAAAGAATTCTATTTGTTAATTTAGATGTCTTGTTGCATCAATAATAACAGGATGATTATGGCATTACACAACACTAACAGCATTTCAGCCTTAATACGGGGAAGTATCAAGGTAGTGATCAAGACCAGACTATTATCAAACAAATCAGCTGAACACATGGATGGGCGTACCTTTCATCTTTGGCTGTTGTGGACTGGGGTACAGTGTTGGTGACGCTTGCATAAGTACGACCCTCAGGGGACAGGTTGCTGGGGCTGGCTCGGGTCGGTCAGTACGGAAGTTCTCCGCAATCCACCGCCGGTATTCACCCACCACTTCATCTGTCACTCGCACGATTCTACCCAGTATGCTACATGAAGATAACATCAATCAATTGGTACACATATAGACTATCTCAGCATAGATCCTTGAAAGCTAAAACcctgaaaatgcagagagaaaTTACCTCTGAcctacagtaaatgacctaaacttttggACTAatctgactacatgtatttagcctCATTCTCAGAgatctattgatcttagaatgGTGCTTTCTTTCGAAGGTCAGATAACATCTTGgtagaaaaataaacatttcagcaCCCAAAGAAGTACTTTATATCATCTTGCCAgcaaaaaaatgcaattttaaggCAAAATTTTAGGACAGTTACCGTAACACAATGACCTGATGTCTGTATGAAATTTAAACTACAGATCACATATTTAACTTCAAAGAGTACCGTACTAATTGCTGGTACCAACTGCAAATTGCCACAGAAATGCTAGATTGAAAGAGCCGGAGAAGGCCAATCATGTTAATAATCTTCTCTACATCACATTCACACTCCTCTGCGTCACAGATGTAGCCCTTACCTTTGGTTACCTCGTAGGAGATGAGCGTTCTGGGGGGCGACGGCATGACTCAGCACCAAGTAGGCATACTCAAAAGCTTGCTTCACCTGCATAGTCCCCATATGAACTCCGTCCAATGTCATTACCTGTGCAGGATAAAGCAAACTCTTCAAAGGCCTGTTCACTATTTCTCAAAGCATAAAAGGTCACTCAAGATGACCAACTAACAGTACAGCTAACAGCTTTTGATAATAGTGGAACATCTTAAAGTGGATTCCAAATCCACACCTCCATTTCacatatttacttatctgataaCCACTTTATccataacaaacaaaaacccaaacaaaaGACGGCAGGAGAGCAggggtatatgtacatgtatcttatcaGAAAGCTGTTAACATCATCAGACAAGACATACAGGAATAAAGGAATCATCAGACACAACCTGAAGAAATAAAGGGATCATCAGGCacaacatgaagaaataaagGGATCATCAGGCACAACATGAAGAAATAAGGGATCATCAGGCacaacatgaagaaataaagGGATAATCAGGCacaacatgaagaaataaacGGATCATCAGGCACAACCTGAAGAAATACAGGGATCAGCAGACACAACATGAAGAAATAAGGGATCATCAAACACAACATGAAGAAATAAGGGATCATCAAATacaacatgaagaaataaaagggATCACCAGGcacaacatgaaaaaaaaagggatCAACAGAGACAGCCTGAAGAAATAAGGGGATCTCAGACACAGCCTGAAGAAATAAAAGGATCTCAGACacaacatgaagaaataaagGGACCATCAGACAAGACATACAGAAATCAAAGGATCGTCAGTCACAACATGAAGAAATAAGGGATCATCAAAACacaacatgaagaaataaaagatgTGGGTTGGAAAATCCTTCCCACAACAATATCACTCACCTGAGACCAGTGGATCTTCTATACACAGTATTGAGGGGCGGTACCCATTCTCCATTTCCTTCTGAATGTCATCCTTGGGCACATACGAGCCACCATCCTTTATCCTGATCCCAGTTTTCCAGTAGTTAAAATTCCGGCCATACAGTTCAAAGAACTCTACCAGCAGCACCCCCAGGTTAGCCTCAGGGCTGTGCGCGTCTATTCGTGGGTGAAGCTGAAAGGAAAAGAACAACACACATCTGTATGTAGTACGTACACAATGCTTTCATGGGGTCAGCCAATGTACATATAGCacccatacacacacacctctTGCTCATTACTGTAAATGCCTGTTTATTCGCGGGCATAAACTTCCGCCGATctggtaagaagacacattgtCAGGAATCAACTTTCGCGAAGCTTAACAGAATTTAtgatcaaacttcaatacagaaatgtGAAGTAACAAAACAACTTCAGCATTCAATTAACAATGTTATTATTAAACTTTAAActgtacctgtaagatgtgacaaaaattctatacaatacagtaacttgatcagataAAGaaagttaatcctcctaagcttttaatcttctGTACACTGTTAACCTTCACGAAGACGAAGCCCTTACCTGCTGTGTTAGATAATACTCGTGTCACTCAAGAagaattaaatgtgatataaagaaatcccactgtttaattctcattcATAAGAAGTGTGAGTGAAACTTCGagtgacagatttgagtaaatttctcaaaAATCATCGTTATGAAAATgaagtttgaagtgcggaaACCCCCAAGTGATGTATTGGGTGCTTcagaaaggtgatctgactggaaggcaagtacagttgataaaaaaacagcctctctcattgtatgtattttgtatcaGTTACACACGgccagtacaaattatcgatttgCATGTCTCTTACCccagcaataaatcaacaacaacatcgcaaCAAAGTCTTGGCACTGCTTAGATggagctaagcctccttaaaagaaatcaagattaactgacgatcagttaagctggatttgtgaaagccggaatacattcgaattaggtatttctaattaacgtgtttgaaaaagtattagaactgtatTGCTTGTCCACGAATATATAACTGTAACACATgctaaattaataaattacttacacgGGTTTAATATTCGATGCCGCTTATTTTCGTGGGAATGTGTTTGCCGTGAAATCCGCAAATGTTAGTACCACgtgaataaaaaggcatttacagtataacACACTCAATTCAACACAATTTGGTCATAAATGTATCCCCCAAAACCACCATCAAGTTCACACTGAAACTTACATGTGTTAAAAGTTTTGAACTGTATCTATTCCTATGCTGAGAATGTATGTTTGGCCACcgttaaaaatatgttcattgggAATAGCCCTACTGACCATTTTATACAGTCAGGCAAGgtccaaaaatgattttttacgTTCACTTACACTACACATTAGCCACATAAACGGCCCAGTTGCATAAGTAGCTGACCCTAGTATTAACTTTAATCTGGACTAGTTCTATCAGTTTTGAATCAGGATCAGATTGGGATTATGACTGAAGCCTTGCTTAACATTTGGTACAGATTTGAACACCCAGCGCCTGTAGATATGTTTGCTAATAATATAATATGAGATAGATGTAACAGATTTTCTACAAGCTCCGCTAAATAAACTGTAGCAATGTCTCGGCCTAGTACAACTACACGTGCCAATATTCTGAGGTctatttcacaaagccatttcagaCAAACGTCAAATCTTGAAATACGCTTTTTGATCTTATTTTGGGGTGTTGTACAAACtcatcaaaatttcaactccCAGCACCAAAATCTTATCATTGTAATGAGGTTTTAAACCTTTACTTCCtctcagaaatggctttgtaaaATCAGCCCCCTGTGTAGAGACTTACCTGTAGGAAGCTGACCACCAACAGGATGAGGCAGTAAGAGCTGATGCCACCTGTGAACACCTCGTTAAGATCTCGTTGTAAGAGGAACTGTTTCAGCACTAGCACCAAGTACGGAAGATTTGGAAACTCCCGGATGTATTCCTACAGAAGAAATCAGGCAAACTTTCTCAATAATCTTTCAGTGTCACAAAATCAGCATGCAATGGAGATGAAAAATAAGcagcaaatttcaaattcacCTCATGTCAGCATATATGAATAATAAGTTACTTTTAAATTCCAGAAATTGAAGTAATTAATGCATATACATAACAGAAgacatattttaaaactttgtacATCTTAGTGTGTTtctgaataaatatttgacagCAATATTATCAAGGTTATTAAGAATATCAGACACTTTCAAAGAAGTGTTCTCTTCTTCTGCTCATAATGATAGTAATTCCAATTGACTGATTTCACAACAAATCAATACACACGTGCTTCAAAGAGAAAACTGAATGACATACATGACAAGGGGATAAATTTATGGGCAATGCTACAATATCAACATCTCTGTCCTACACACTGGGTCCACTCACACCCTCTGACCCATAAGACACTATGCTTCAACACTGGGCCAAACCATTATCGGGATAGGGAATCTCTGTACATGTCAACCAGTCTGTCACTACATGCACTTTCATGCTCCAATTTGTATTCTGGTTGTGAAAAGAAATCTTGTGAACAAGTTGGTTAATAGGACTATGATTAAAGACAAGAATCAGTATTTCTGTGATCCATCCACATGCTGTACACACCATAAACCAGAAGCTGGAACCCCCTCAGTAAAGAAGTTGCCTTGGCTAACTTTGCTCCAATATTTGAGTTGTCAAGATTAGAACAACCAGCAGGCATGTGTAAAGCCAGCAGGACTTGTCAGCATTAAGCCTAACAaattagatttgttttttttttaaatcttgtacgactgttttccactttttgttttattttatcagaACGCTACTGATATAGTGTTGAGGCTATTTGCTGTTTCGCTGATGCTGTGAGAAAAGTGGGCTTGATAGAGaatctactgtacatatacatgtagtctttagAGCACCCTACAACAGGGTTAGTTGTTCATGGAATGCAACTAAAC belongs to Liolophura sinensis isolate JHLJ2023 chromosome 9, CUHK_Ljap_v2, whole genome shotgun sequence and includes:
- the LOC135475038 gene encoding LOW QUALITY PROTEIN: terminal nucleotidyltransferase 4B-like (The sequence of the model RefSeq protein was modified relative to this genomic sequence to represent the inferred CDS: deleted 1 base in 1 codon), encoding MTSTNGDGDKQEYIREFPNLPYLVLVLKQFLLQRDLNEVFTGGISSYCLILLVVSFLQLHPRIDAHSPEANLGVLLVEFFELYGRNFNYWKTGIRIKDGGSYVPKDDIQKEMENGYRPSILCIEDPLVSGNDIGRSSYGTMQVKQAFEYAYLVLSHAVAPQNAHLLRGNQSILGRIVRVTDEVVGEYRRWIAENFRTDRPDVTNTVPQSTTAKDERSDQKAESENSDCSSGNSSVYCKSSSSTSPDSTSSSSSLASESDTDSNPDISQRKGSANRGGSQGVHHAREFSRGRDLNKAQAAGKSRDASSSSVASNRSVNAHTRSPMNNNSHPHHHHHPPHNQHQQQNPHNGHPHHPHHGQMNGSHPPGQTPPRPLSHQSSLPNPPHPHSRQPVAHNHNNNSNNAPTPVAHQPTAYYHEPRGNPGTNNKFQGGPNGHSKTYHGQHHSGSNTNSGGGHHSKVFSRSSSKRRRNSTPRNNRDSQNSHMFAASR